The genomic segment ACGCCGGCAGCATCGCCCAGAACGCGACGGCGACGACTGCGACAGGGTCCATACCGCCGGATCGGCGGTCGGCGGTATGATACTGTCGGAGTTTGGGGACCGCACCACGCGGGACGTCCGCTACACGCCGGGGATGAACCCGAGTATACCGACGGTTTCGAGGACGAGCCAGCCGATGAACACCCCGTAGACGCCGAGCAGGCCGATCCCTTCCCGTTCGGTGAGTGTCAGTTCGGTCCTGAGAACGGTGAAGAGCACTAGCGTCGCGAGGGTGAGAAACGCCATCATCGGGACGGTGGCGGCGAAGTCGACTGCCGCGGTGCCGGCGACCAGTACGCCTGCGGGCACCGCGACGAGGAGATCGAACGTGTTGCTGCCGAGGACGTTCGCGAGGCTAGTCACGCCCTCGCCGCGCTTCGCTGCCTTGACACTCACGAACGCGTCGGGCAGGCTGGTCCCGGCCGCGACGACGGTCAGTCCCCAGATGGAACTCGGGGTGTCGAACAGGTCGCCGAACCCGATCGCCGCCTGGACCAGCCCCTCCACCGCGATCAGGATGACGGCGAGGCTCACCGCGAGCGCCGCCCACTCCCGCACGACGTTGATCCCGTCGGTGGTCGCCGTCGATTCGTATTCGACGACGTCCTGATACTGGATAAACATGTAGAGTGCGTAGAGGGCGAGCGGGGCGAGCGCGAGCGGCCGCGTGACGGTGCCGACGAGCGAGCCGGGCGCGGTCGGGTTGTAGATGACCGCGAGCGCGAACGTGATGAGGAGCCCCGCGACCGCGA from the Halococcus saccharolyticus DSM 5350 genome contains:
- a CDS encoding sodium:calcium antiporter — its product is MSATQVALYAVIAVVATAGVWKGSSLLERTSDRLSTYYGLPAVVQGAVVAAVGSSFPELSAAVLSTLLHGEFDLGVSAIVGSAVFNILVIPALSGYFSQGDLEADRTLVYKEAQFYMLAVAGLLITFALAVIYNPTAPGSLVGTVTRPLALAPLALYALYMFIQYQDVVEYESTATTDGINVVREWAALAVSLAVILIAVEGLVQAAIGFGDLFDTPSSIWGLTVVAAGTSLPDAFVSVKAAKRGEGVTSLANVLGSNTFDLLVAVPAGVLVAGTAAVDFAATVPMMAFLTLATLVLFTVLRTELTLTEREGIGLLGVYGVFIGWLVLETVGILGFIPGV